In Candidatus Zixiibacteriota bacterium, one DNA window encodes the following:
- a CDS encoding pyridoxal phosphate-dependent aminotransferase: MHVKRVVIDKANRLYKVPPDILAFSHTKKRSLIPNRPEIIDLASFRWPIQYTPDLAPKAAELSQASPKVIETLREALANWVFQQHRVKVSPEREIFIGGGIGTMVNAVAVAFIENGEVAFVPDLAVPVYTRAVIVSGGEPIGYAISSKNDWQPEFDRLNSRLTRVARILFLNSPHSPTGAVIPEKDLSALIQLAAKEHLLLVNDAAFQTIPERAAPSLIGTEGGIKVGLELYSFSYFFGLPFMPFGFAVGNREAISGMKAAASLTPAFIPAYYADIVLQYLRRPSATPHKTVRQQFQKNSVEASALCDALNLEISGSSNIPFIWARIQRRRNSLNAARLLLRRSRILIAPGSSFGEHGQGYLRFSLTASVEDYRNALARLKRSPFRLTGGDNE; the protein is encoded by the coding sequence ATGCACGTTAAACGAGTTGTCATCGACAAGGCCAACCGGCTCTACAAAGTCCCGCCAGATATTCTTGCCTTTTCCCATACAAAAAAACGCTCTCTCATACCCAATCGGCCTGAGATAATTGATTTGGCATCGTTCCGGTGGCCAATACAATACACACCTGACCTTGCGCCAAAAGCGGCGGAACTTTCTCAAGCCAGCCCCAAGGTGATTGAGACGTTACGAGAAGCGCTCGCCAACTGGGTTTTCCAACAACACAGAGTCAAAGTTTCCCCTGAAAGAGAAATCTTTATTGGAGGCGGAATTGGGACGATGGTCAATGCTGTGGCTGTTGCTTTCATTGAGAATGGCGAGGTTGCCTTTGTCCCTGATCTGGCCGTGCCGGTGTATACGAGGGCGGTTATTGTCTCTGGCGGAGAACCTATCGGTTATGCAATCTCCAGCAAAAATGATTGGCAGCCGGAATTTGACAGGTTAAACAGCCGCCTCACACGCGTCGCGCGAATTCTTTTTCTCAATTCTCCCCACAGTCCGACCGGTGCGGTCATTCCTGAAAAAGATTTGTCTGCTCTTATTCAGTTAGCAGCAAAAGAGCATTTACTTCTGGTCAACGATGCCGCTTTTCAGACAATTCCAGAAAGAGCCGCGCCTTCTCTGATTGGAACCGAAGGCGGGATCAAGGTCGGCCTTGAACTGTACTCGTTCTCCTATTTTTTTGGGCTTCCGTTCATGCCATTCGGATTTGCGGTCGGCAATCGGGAAGCAATCTCCGGTATGAAGGCGGCGGCATCGCTCACACCGGCATTTATCCCCGCCTATTATGCCGATATCGTCCTTCAGTATTTGCGAAGACCAAGCGCGACCCCGCATAAAACCGTTCGCCAGCAATTTCAAAAAAACAGTGTCGAAGCCTCAGCCTTGTGTGACGCGCTCAATCTTGAGATTTCTGGTTCCAGTAACATCCCATTCATTTGGGCCAGGATTCAGCGGCGTCGCAACTCGCTCAATGCCGCGCGACTATTATTGAGACGGAGCCGCATTCTCATCGCGCCAGGCTCGAGTTTTGGAGAGCACGGACAAGGATACCTGCGCTTTTCACTTACGGCCTCAGTTGAGGACTACCGAAATGCTTTGGCCCGTCTCAAACGCTCGCCATTCAGACTGACCGGAGGCGACAACGAATGA
- a CDS encoding class II aldolase/adducin family protein: MPSPFFVKNQLVSIGKRLAESGLIAGTDGNMSMKLDDDRIMITPKGFSKGHLSPDDLVIVDTNGKKIQGSHDPSSEIAMHLFVYKNRPEVQACVHSHPPYATAFAVAGIPLEIDILPEVVLFVGEIPLTDYAPPGTDAVPKSLEPFIESCSAFLLRNHGLLTIGRTLDEAMQRHETVEHYAKILHHARMLGNLNCIPPNDFARLENIRKKLDDVWSQRSS; this comes from the coding sequence ATGCCATCTCCGTTTTTTGTGAAGAATCAGCTTGTCTCGATCGGTAAACGGCTTGCCGAGAGCGGTCTTATAGCCGGGACCGATGGAAACATGTCGATGAAACTCGACGATGACCGGATTATGATAACACCCAAAGGGTTTTCCAAAGGGCATCTCAGTCCGGACGATTTGGTAATAGTGGATACAAACGGTAAAAAGATCCAAGGCAGCCATGACCCATCCTCTGAAATCGCGATGCATTTATTCGTTTACAAGAACCGTCCCGAGGTGCAAGCCTGCGTTCATTCCCATCCGCCGTATGCGACGGCCTTCGCTGTGGCCGGAATTCCGTTGGAAATAGATATTCTCCCCGAAGTTGTCCTCTTTGTCGGTGAGATTCCACTGACCGATTATGCTCCGCCGGGAACCGATGCTGTGCCCAAATCGCTTGAGCCATTCATAGAATCCTGTAGCGCTTTTCTGCTTCGGAACCATGGCCTTCTTACGATTGGCAGGACACTTGATGAGGCCATGCAACGTCACGAAACGGTCGAACACTACGCGAAGATACTTCATCACGCGCGGATGCTGGGCAACCTCAATTGCATTCCCCCGAACGACTTTGCCCGACTCGAGAATATCCGTAAAAAACTCGACGATGTCTGGTCCCAGCGTTCATCGTAA